GGTCGCCGTGGTGGAGCGCGGGGCCGAACCGGACCTCTGGCTTCAAGTGTTAGTATCGGTTCTGTTACTGGCCCTCTCGGCGCTCTTCAGTGGCCTGAACCTCAGTCTGCTCGCGTTGGACCCGGTGGAACTCCAGGTTCTGCAGAACAGCGGCACGGACAAGGAGCAGAAATACGCGAGGAAAATCGAGTCCGTGCGGCGGCACGGTAACTACGTCCTGTGCACTTTGCTGCTGGGCAACGCGCTGATCAACGCGGCGCTCGCAGTGTGGATGTGTCAGATCCTGGGGATGACCTGGTTGTCCACCATTATCTGCGCGTTTGGGATCTTTTTCATTGGGGAGATCCTGCCACACTCTGTTGCGTCGCGGCACGGCCTGGCCATCGCGTCCAAAACCATCTGGGTCACCCGTCTTCTCATGGttctctccttccccatctcctACCCCATCAGTAAACTCCTGGACTTCATCCTCCACCAGGAGATCAGTAACTTTTATACGCGGGAAAAACTCCTTGAGATGCTGCGCGTGACCGACCCGTACCACGACCTGGTTAAAGAGGAGCTCAACATAATACAGGGCGCGCTCGAGCTCCGGACCAAGACCGTAGAAGATGTTCTGACTCCGCTATCCGACTGCTTCATGCTCACCTCGGAAGCGGTGCTAGACTTCAACACCATGTCGGAGATTATGCAGAGCGGCTACACGCGCATCCCGGTGTTCGAAAACCTGCGGTCGAACATTGTGGATATTCTGTTCGTGAAGGACTTGGCGTTCGTTGACCCGGATGACTGTACCCATCTGAAGACCATAACACAGTTCTATAAACACCCCATGCACTGTGTGTTCAACGACACCAAACTGGACGCCATGCTGGAGGAGTTCAAGAAGGGTAAGGAGGGGGGAAGTAAGATCACCCAAGAAACTCTAGAAAAGATAGTATGATGATCGTGtgtctcccctctcactctctatctttccttttctccctcccctctctttcgctCCATCCCACTCcccccctcactctttctctttctccccgtttctctcgccccccctcccccctcctctctctcccttcttggCGGAGTCACTGGTTTAAGCTCCTATTGTTCATTTCCGTAAACTACACCAGTTTACATGTCGGGCCAACCAGTGTCAATGTAGTGATATAAAGTAACTTCAGTGAGATTCTCTCTGTGGAGACAACGGTAAGAGGCGCTGTACCATAGCGTGACTAACAGGGACATCCCATCCCAGTGATAGTCtactacacagggaatatggTGGCGTTTGGAATACCGCCTTGGATATAGCCTATTCCTTATGAGCAATTTATGATGATATGGGCAGGTAAGGTGGCTTGGTGGGTGTGTCTCCTGTTGACCAATAGCAGGGCGCCATGTTGCCATGTGGTCTGTGTCTGTTTATGGGGGAAGAAGGCAGTGTCAGCGTTTCTCATGTTGTTGCGAGCAGAGGCTGTGCTAGAGAAACACATGAAGGACACCTTCAGTAGATGTATGTGTTTACACTGTCTCGAcccgtattcataaagcatctcagagaagtagtgctgatcttgggtcagtttctCCTTTTAGATCACATGATGAATTAGATTACATGGACaagagggacctgatcctagatcagcactcagtATAATCCACACAAATGAATAGATAACAAAACAGTGTGTGTTTAAGAGAGAGcgttttgaattgaattgaattgagagcacaagcttgacagagagacagagggatgagaatgtcatggtgacagagagacagagagagagacataaaagGCTGTTATCTTTCGAATGTCCTTTCCTGTCAtgacaccccctcccctctctccctccacccatccatcGCTCCGCCACCCAGAGAGAAGACATTAAATATTCAGAGAACACTTTcaacctctttccctccctccctccctctcgctctcttcatcTGTCCTCTGTGATGCTGCATTCAACAcagccacagtgtgtgtgtgtgtgtgtgtgtgtgtgtgtgtgaaaacagaAATCAGCAAAGCGCCAGTACAACagactactccctccctccctaccacaGTGTCTGTAGCCTTTATAAGCAAGTGCACAAGAGTGTATTCcaacactgagctaaagcctagagacactaggtgtgggagctgagctaaagcctagagaCACTAGGTGTGGGAGCTGAGTATCACATCAAACCAAACATTGAAATAGCATGTGTGTAAGAGCTGTTAATGTGCTGCtagacctttctctctctcttttcctttctctctcattctctctctctctctctcttttcccctcgctcactttctctctctctttctttctctctccctctttctcactctctcccccagtcAGAGTGAGACACAGTCAGAGTGAGACACAGCCAGAGTGGGCGAAGAGAGGGGAGCACAGTAGGAACAGCAAGGCGATCTCTTGTGGacgctgttgggggggggggaagctgcagctgtgtgtgtgtgagagaaagagagggtagctGCAGCTGTGTTCAAGGATGTGTGTTAAGTGTTGACTGTGTTACATAATGGCTGATGATGTAATCTTCAGCTGCTGGTGTCTGCAGTgcagtctctctcactcttcctctctctcagtctctctgtcccctccctctctctccagggggaGCCCTGAGCAGTGTACAACTCAATCACCTTGCACGCCCCCTCCCACCCCCTACTCcctccaacccctacctcccctctattctcctcctccctcttcttctcctctcctcactcattCACAAACAAGCACAATGAACCAGCCTCCCATTCCTTCCATCTAAATCACCATCTCACAGAACCTTTAACATCAACAAACAGTAGGAGAAATAGACCATGTCTAACTAACAAATCAACTAGACTGTTTATCTGAAACGATTCCCCATTTACTCTGGCAGTGTCTCTAATAATACCCCCCTGTTACCATGGAGGTTACCCCTCCCCCatttgtgcatcccaaatggcacccagttTGATTgtttccctctctcgttctctgtgggCCCtggtgcactaaataggaaatatGGTGCAGCTGTGCATCATCCCTCTGCTGGGAAGATTGGCGTCACTAGGGCCTCCTGGGTATTGGTGTGTCACTGGGCGatgacccagggatgtgtattCTCTAGAAACCAAACGGAAGCACACTGAACAAAACGGGGAGGGTTCTTTATTCCGTTTCCAAATGTTGTGCAATGGGTTGCTATGGTGTGctctaatgaatacacccccctGTTTGTGTTTCTACTAGATCGCCTACTGCTTCTATTCCTGTGGCCTCATGGTAGATgtagtctgtgtgtttgtgtttcagtgatactctgatccagagagacttacagttagtgagtcatttagcagacactctgatccagagagacttacagttagtgagtcatttagcagacactctgatccagagagacttacagttagagagtcatttagcagacactctgatccagagagacttacagttagtgagtcatttagcagacactctgatccagagagacttacagttagtgagtcatttagcagacactctgatccagagagacttacagttagagagtcatttagcagacactctgatccagagagacttacagttagtgagtcatttagcagacactctgatccagagagacttacagttagtgagtcatttagcagacactctgatccagagagacttacagttagtgagtcatttagcagacactctgatccagagagacttacagttagtgagtcatttagcagacactctgatccagagagacttacagttagtgcattcatcttatgacagctaggtgagacaaccacatcacagtcatagtaagtacatttccCTCAACAAAGTATTTATCAGTAAAGTCAGTGTTAGTAGGAAAAGACAAGTGCCtttctttgtttgtttatttatctCCTCAGGAACATGTCAAGGGAGATCTGTTGTCTCCACCAATTGGTTTTCCTCTCTTGCTATTCCCCTTACCTCAGACCCCATTCACGTAGTTAGATCCCTTTACACAGCCAGAATAAATATGTTTAAATACATACATGCTTTTGTATACTAAAAAATGACATTGTTTTATGTTGGAGTTTCACCTCCCACATAGTCTATCCCCTCCATGTTTGTTAGCTAAGTCTCACAGGTTAGGGTAGTATTATGATGTCatatcctgtctctctccaggCAAGTCCCACCTGGCCATCGTCCAGCGGGTCAACAACGAGGGTGAGGGTGACCCCTTTTATGAGGTCATGGGCATCGTGACCCTGGAGGACGTTATAGAGGAGATCATCAAGTCAGAGATACTGGACGAGACTGACCTCTacagtacgtacacacacacacacacacacacacacacacacacacacacacagctgataaTCTCTCTCTAAGTGTCTCCTCCACACCTGATAACAACTCTGTCTCCTCTACAGCTGATTACCTCTCTAAGTGTTGTGTCTCCCTCTACAGCTGACAACTTCTCTAAGTGTTGTCTCCCTCTACAGCCGATAACCTCTCtaagtgttgtcttcctctacagctgataacctctctaagtgttgtcttcctctacagctgataacctctctaagtgttgtcttcctctacagctgataacctctctaagtgttgtcttcctctacagctgataacctctctaagtgttgtcttcctctacagctgataacctctctaagtgttgtcttcctctacagCTGATAACCTCTCTAAGTGTCTTCCTCTACAGCTGATAACCGCTCTAAGTGTTGTCTCCCTCTACAGCTGATAACCTCTCtaagtgttgtcttcctctacagCTGATAACCTCTCTAAGTGTCTTCCCCTACAGCTGATAACCGCTCtaagtgttgtcttcctctacagctgataacctctctaagtgtcttcctctacagctgataacctctaagtgttgtcttcctctacagctgataacctctctaagtgtcttcctctacagctgataacctctctaagtgttgtcttcctctacagctgataacctctctaagtgttgtcttcctctacagctgataacctctctaagtgttgtctccctctacagctgataacctctctaagtgttgtcttcctctacaACTGATAACCTCTCTAAGTGTCTCCTCCACACCTGATAACAACTCTGTCTCCTCTACAGCTGATTACCTCTCTAAGTGTTGTGTCTCCCTCTACAGCTGACAACCTCTCTAAGTGTTGTCTCCCTCTACAGCCGATAACCTCTCtaagtgttgtcttcctctacagctgataacctctctaagtgttgtcttcctctacagctgataacctctctaagtgttgtcttcctctacagctgataacctctctaagtgttgtcttcctctacagctgataacctctctaagtgttgtcttcctctacagCTGATAACCTCTCTAAGTGTCTTCCTCTACAGCTGATAACCGCTCTAAGTGTTGTCTCCCTCTACAGCTGATAACCTCTCtaagtgttgtcttcctctacagCTGATAACCTCTCTAAGTGTCTTCCTCTACAGCTGATAACCGCTCtaagtgttgtcttcctctacagctgataacctctctaagtgtcttcctctacagctgataacctctctaagtgttgtcttcctctacagCTGATAACAACTCTGTCTCCTCTACAGCTGATTACCTCTCTAAGTGTTGTGTCTCCCTCTACAGCCGATAACCTCTCtaagtgttgtcttcctctacagctgataacctctctaagtgttgtcttcctctacagctgataacctctctaagtgttgtctccctctacagctgataacctctctaagtgttgtcttcctctacaactgataacctctctaagtgtcttcctctacagctgataacctctctaagtgttgtcttcctctacagCTGATAACCTCTCTAAGTGTCTTCCTCTACAGCTGATAACCGCTCtaagtgttgtcttcctctacagCTGATAACCTCTCTAAGTGTCTTCCTCTACAGCTGATAACGTCTCTAAGTGTTGTCTCCCTCTACAGCTGATAACCTCTCTAAGTGTTGTCTCCCTCTACAGCTGATAACCTCTCTAAGTGTTGTCTCCCTCTACAGCTGATAACCTCTCTAAGTGTTGTCTCCCTCTACAGCTGATAACCTCTCTAAGTGTTGTGTCTCCCTCTACAGCTGATAACCTCTCTAAGTGTTGTCTCCCTCTACAGCTGATAACCTCTCtaagtgttgtcttcctctacagCTGATAACCACTCTAAGTGTTGTCTCCCTCTACAGCTGATAACCTCTCtaagtgttgtcttcctctacagCTGATAACCTCTCTAAGTGTCTTCCTCTACAGCTGATAACCGCTCTAAGCGTCGTGTTTCTCACCATGAGAGGAAGCAGCAGGACTTCTCCATCTTTAAGCTGTCGGAGAACGAGATGAAGGTGAAGATCTCTCCCCAGCTCCTCCTCGCCACGCACCGCTTCCTCTCCACAGGTAGGCCCACtgtgatgtcacttcctgtccAATGTGAGGTCACTTCCTGAGTGTTAAATAAGGAAATATATAATCTCCGTGGAAGTAAGTTGTTCTCAATTTGAGGCCTGGTAAAAAACAACCCATTGAATAGTAAAGAAGTGTTTACCAGTTATTACAAATTACCTTTTTCTTATTACTTTTCCACTGACTCTCTCAATCCCTCTTTCATCTCTCCCCTTTTActaccctctcctcctacctcttctatccctctttcatctctccccttttactaccctctcctcctacctctTCTATCCCTCTTTCATCTCTCCCCTTTTACTGCCCTCTCCTCCTACTTCTTCTATCCCTCTTTCATCTCTCCCCTTTTACTGccctctcctcctacctctctctctctctctctctctctctctctctctctctctctctctctctctctctctctctctctctctctctctctctctctctctctctctctctctctctctctctctctctctctctctctctctctctctctctctctctctctctctctctctctccctccctccctccctccctccctccctccctccctccctccctccctccctccctccctcccgtagaGGTGGAGCCCTTCAAGCCAGCCCACCTATCAGAGAAGATCTTACTGCGTCTCATTAAACACCCCAGTGTGGTCCAGGAGCTGAGCTACGATGACAAGAACAAACTGGCCCCACAGCACTTCCTGTTTCAGAGAAACAAACCTGTTGACTACTTCATCCTGTTACTACAGGTATAAACGCCCGCAATAATTGTCCCTTAGCGATAAATCAAATTGATTTGATGTATGTTATTGATAGGAGAGTAGAGAACCGACAGGACAGTTAGGAGATACGTGTGTCAAAGCAGAGGATTCGatcccacacagagagacaccgagtggacaaaacattaggaacaccttgctaatattgagttacacctccttttgccatcagaacagcctcaattcattgagGCATGTaccaggtgtggaaagcgttccacagggatgctggtccatgttgactccagtgcttcccacagttgcgtcatgttggctggacgtccttttggtggtggaacattcttgaaacacaccggaactgttgagcgtgaaaaacccagcagcgttgcagttcttgacttactcaaaccggtgcgcctggcgcCTACTGTActacccgttcaaaggcacttaactatcttgtcttgtccattcaccctctgaacggcacacacagtccatgtcccaattgtctcaaagcttaaaaatccttctttaacctgtctcctcccgttcatctacactgattgaagtggatttaacaagtgacatcaataaaggattatagctttaacctggattcacctggtcagtctatgtcatggaaagaggtgttcctaatgttttgtatactcagtatatCATGTGCTGCAGGTGGAGGTGCTGACTGCTACAACAACCCTGGTTTTATATATAGCTTGGAATATCTAGAATGTGGCTTAGACACAAATCAGGGAACTTGACCATTTCTCTGTCCTGTGTGTTCAGGGTCGTGTGGAGGTGGAGTTTGGTAAAGAGGCTCTGAGGTTTGAGAACGGAGCGTTCGCCTACTACGGGGTGCCTGCCATCATGCCCACAGGTAACTGACtggctcactcactcactcactcactcacaaacatTAACACGTGAATATTGAGAAACAGCCTGTGCACATTACAAGCTCAAAGAAAGCAAAACGTTTCATGAGAAACATAACAGATTACACATACATTATCTGGACTGTCCCATTGCATAGACCAGAGAGGGGCAGAACACTATCTCATCCCTGTCTGACTCATTACCATCCTGTTCGATTCAGTCCACAGATCCCCCTCCCGTAGCAGTGGTCTGGACCGGTCTGACTCTATGCTGTATGGGGGCAGTCTGGGCCAACTCAACGGAGGGGGGAGCGTCTACCTGCCTGACTACTCTGTTAGGCAGCTCACACACCTGCAGGTCATTAAGGTAGGCCTACCTAGACTACGGTACAGTACAGCCCCGCCCACCTCACGTTACCTGGATACACCTGCTCCAACACCATTTGGGAGacctttacttggctcattgcgctctagcgactccatgtggcgggccgggcgcctgcaggctgactacggccgtcagttgaacggtgtttcctccgacacattggcgcgactggcttccgggttaagtgggcgaGCGTTAAGGAacacggtttggcgggtcattTTTTCGAGGACACatgacttgaccttcgcctctaccgagcccgttggggagttgcagtgatgagacaagatcgtaattgaatttgggagagaaaggaggtcaaataaaataaatgaataataaaggtcccaaatagcaccctattctttatacagtgcactactttatacatAGTCCTATGgtccttggtcaaaagtagtgcacttcataggaaAAAGTGTGTAATTTGTGATTCAACCTAGTAGCTTAGTCAGAGCTGTGGTACAGTACAGCCTCTAACTCCGACCTATGACTATTTATGACCTACGACCTTTCTTTGACCTTCGACTTCTAAACCCCAGATCACCCGTAGCCACTACCAGAATGCCCTGACAGCCACTCTGATGGACAGCTCCCCCCAGACCCCCGACACAGACGCCCGGCCCACAGACGGGAACACTCCCGACCTCCCTGTCCCGGAGCAGAGTGGAGACCACCTCCTCCCCCCCAGAGAGACCCGGCCCAGCTCGGCCAGAACCAGAGGACAGCAGTCCTCCGTCCCACACAGCACCTCTCTGCTCAACGAGAAGAACCGTATCGTCCGTAAGTCAACCATActggaggagggaggtggagagagaataGACTTACTCCCCTACAGGCAGTAAATCAGACGGTCAGAACAGCcccagtgactgtgtgtatcatAACTGTCCTGTCTCTCCCTACAGGCAGTAAATCAGACGGTCAGAACAGCcccagtgactgtgtgtatcatAACTGTCCTGTCTCTCCCTACAGGCAGTAAATCAGACGGTCAGAACAGCcccagtgactgtgtgtatcatAACTGTCCTGTCTCTCCCTACAGGCAGTAAATCAGACAGTCAGAACAGCcccagtgactgtgtgtatcatAACTGTCCTGTCTCTCCCTACAGGCAGTAAATCAGACGGTCAGAACAGCcccagtgactgtgtgtatcatACCTGTCCTGTCTCTCCCTACAGACAGTAAATCAGACGGTCAGAACAGCcccagtgactgtgtgtatcatAACTGTCCTGTCTCTCCCTACAGACAGTAAATCAGACGGTCAGAACAGCcccagtgactgtgtgtatcatAACTGTCCTGTCTCTCCCTACAGGCAGTAAATCAGACGGTCAGAACAGCcccagtgactgtgtgtatcatAACTGTCCTGTCTCTCCATACAGGCAGTAAATCAGACGGTCAGAACAGCcccagtgactgtgtgtatcatAACTGTCCTGTCTCTCCCTACAGGCAGTAAATCAGACGGTCAGAACAGCcccagtgactgtgtgtatcatAACTGTCCTGTCTCTCCCTACAGACAGTAAATCAGACGGTCAGAACAGCcccagtgactgtgtgtatcatAACTGTCCTGTCTCTCCCTACAGGCAGTAAATCAGACGGTCAGAACAGCcccagtgactgtgtgtatcatAACTGTCCTGTCTCTCCCTACAGGCAGTAAATCAGACGGTCAGAACAGCcccagtgactgtgtgtatcatAACTGTCCTGTCTCTCCATACAGGCAGTAAATCAGACGGTCAGAACAGCCCCAGTGACTCCGTTTTCCTCAGGATGGATGAGATCTCGTACATCAGAGAGGAGCACTCAGAGAGGGACGGCACCAACGGTAAGAGAATACAGGGAGGAACAAAGGAGTGGGATGGAAGACTGGAGAATAAGGAGGATGTTGGTGATGAGGGAAGACATTTAACACAGAAACAACATCCACAGTTTACTATGGAGAttgataactctctctctctctctctctctctctcagacacagcCTCTGTTGCTATAGAAACGGACGCCCCCTCCTCTTTCATCAGTACTCTGTCTCTGAGTGGATCAGAGGACACACTGGGCAAGAAACTACTGCTCAAACtcagtgagtcacacacacaacatacacaacatccagtacacacgcacacaagcatgcatacacacaaatacacacacacctttactcTCTTGCATTCTAACACCTGTGTGACCATCCAattgcccacacacacatacaaccatttaaatctcaaccCAGCCACTGTGAAGACACAAACCCAACAACTCCACGCCGTGAGTCCCCTCCACCGGTCACTTTGTCATGTTaggatacgtcccaaatggcacttcattcccatgggtcctggtcaaaagtagtgcactaaatagggagtagagtgccatttgggatgcaaccttaGTAACAGTCTAAATCCTGAGCCTTTCTCTTTCCCTGCACCTCTGCTCCATGAACAGCTGTGTCCTAGCAACCAGTCATTCATtgtccctgcctccccctgccaAGAGTATTTTCTCTGGAGGCcccctaacggaaaccctggtccctcccagtgtgtgtgtaccacTCTGGCCCATCACTCTGACCTCCAcaaaatctccctctctctctccctctctctctaccactctccctctctccctccctctcccccttctctctctctccctctcccccctctctctccctctctctctctcactctccctctctttctctctctctctcccccctctctctctctccctctctctctctctctaccactctccctctcactctctctaacaCTCACATAGGAGAGCCAACTAGTgtgttcctctcttctctctcgacTGGCCCACTGCTGAATGAGCTATGGAGAATGAATGTTAAGTGAGCCTCCCAAGTGGCACCCCATTCCCAAAGCTCTGTGggtcctgttcaaaagtagtgcacttaacaGGGAACAGTGTGCCAGTTGGGATGTAGACTGAGTGTTTCTCTGCTCAGAATCACAGAGCTACTTTAACTAAATGACTGTcctaaacacccccccccccccccacccccccccaccccaccccacatgGTCCCTCTCTGAGCCAAAGAGCAGCAGAATGGTCTCTCTCATTTCAGTAAAAGGCTGAAACTGGACCAAAATCACAACACATTGCTGGAAATAAGCAATAAAAGCCCGGGCAGAAGTAGTGACCTAAATGCCATTTACAAAGTAGTTGTAATGACATTGTCATTGTCCATTTCATTGATTCACATtgatttttttcaatttaatATCTATATgtgtcaatatatatatatttgtaaatgtatatatgttTTTCAATGAAATGCACATTTATTTCTCCTCAGGTCACAAGAAGAGGAAAAAGTCTCGGGAAGGAGACAAGACACCTGAGGAGACATCAGAGCAGCCGCTGGTCAAGacctagcagtgtgtgtgtgtgtatatggactAACTCACACTATCATCAACAGCCTATTTCCTTCCTCTTTTTGATCGTTTGTCAGACGTTTCTGCAACGTTTGTCAGACGTTCCAGTCACTAGTTGACCACTCTCAGATGTCCCCACCAACAGACATTCTAAAGGGAAACAGAAGGAGATAACAGCACATAGAAAAGATAGACCTCATCTCCCCCTAACACCCCCACAGTCTCTGATCTTAGACCGAACCAAATGGGAGGAACTACCTGAACCAGCGGGACGGAAGCTACCATGTCATCATGAACCTGgggttttttctttttttcttgaaTGTTTCATGTCGAAGTGGCTAATGGATTTGAAGACAAAGGATGTCAGGAGAAGAGGAGGTTTTTGGTTTAAGCCACTGTCACAATttaattcacccccccccccccccccctcccctccttacAAAATAATTGAATTGGCCCTGTTGGAGCTGTGACAAGGAAACCAAAGACTATGTAGATATCATCAATGCACAGAAGAATATTCACCATGCGCCATTATAAAGAGCTCATCCATTCCTTCTTCAGGTGGTTTTATGGATGCTGTATCACTTGTGTTATTTGATAGTGAATGTTTATTACTATTCTCTTCTGTCCTCGTTCCTCTCTACTGTCTAACGGGTGAATCCTAACGTTCACTTGAGTGGATTTTCATGCATTGATATCAATGGGAGACTAAGTGAAAATTCTATTTAGGATTCACCCAGAAGTTGACTTGTCAGAATGGGCTCATGCTATAGTGGTGTAAGGGGTTTAAAAGgacttgagatggtttggggtttGAATGCCTTACTAAAGAGAAAGTCTTCAATCTGCATGTTTTAGGTACTGGCTGAGCACCATGTAGACCTCTATTCTCTCAGCCCGACTGTTATCACAACTTCCTCAAACGGTGGGTATGAGAACTGACCAGTCACAAGAACGGACCAGTCTCTTCCAAATGATGTATATGAGCAATACTGAAACTCTTTTACACAGTTGTGAACGGGAC
This sequence is a window from Oncorhynchus mykiss isolate Arlee chromosome 13, USDA_OmykA_1.1, whole genome shotgun sequence. Protein-coding genes within it:
- the LOC110511650 gene encoding metal transporter CNNM1-like isoform X2, with the translated sequence MAAEDVAARSRTAPLFPRVPFSPARLLFLSLLSLCLIPSPSLALLGFRPEETGGELSVDDGVLKATEGTRFMLRVYYASSPQRLNRTAGARANAAPWIAFIEEPRPGREGQVHPKRNMCMDKNARSSDIEILGSFKSASSQNSVLVEVLAKNLRRGEKIKYYSICAFDGSKWEHYRTRDFWVAVVERGAEPDLWLQVLVSVLLLALSALFSGLNLSLLALDPVELQVLQNSGTDKEQKYARKIESVRRHGNYVLCTLLLGNALINAALAVWMCQILGMTWLSTIICAFGIFFIGEILPHSVASRHGLAIASKTIWVTRLLMVLSFPISYPISKLLDFILHQEISNFYTREKLLEMLRVTDPYHDLVKEELNIIQGALELRTKTVEDVLTPLSDCFMLTSEAVLDFNTMSEIMQSGYTRIPVFENLRSNIVDILFVKDLAFVDPDDCTHLKTITQFYKHPMHCVFNDTKLDAMLEEFKKGKSHLAIVQRVNNEGEGDPFYEVMGIVTLEDVIEEIIKSEILDETDLYTDNRSKRRVSHHERKQQDFSIFKLSENEMKVKISPQLLLATHRFLSTEVEPFKPAHLSEKILLRLIKHPSVVQELSYDDKNKLAPQHFLFQRNKPVDYFILLLQGRVEVEFGKEALRFENGAFAYYGVPAIMPTVHRSPSRSSGLDRSDSMLYGGSLGQLNGGGSVYLPDYSVRQLTHLQVIKITRSHYQNALTATLMDSSPQTPDTDARPTDGNTPDLPVPEQSGDHLLPPRETRPSSARTRGQQSSVPHSTSLLNEKNRIVRSKSDGQNSPSDCVYHNCPVSPYRQ
- the LOC110511650 gene encoding metal transporter CNNM1-like isoform X1; this encodes MAAEDVAARSRTAPLFPRVPFSPARLLFLSLLSLCLIPSPSLALLGFRPEETGGELSVDDGVLKATEGTRFMLRVYYASSPQRLNRTAGARANAAPWIAFIEEPRPGREGQVHPKRNMCMDKNARSSDIEILGSFKSASSQNSVLVEVLAKNLRRGEKIKYYSICAFDGSKWEHYRTRDFWVAVVERGAEPDLWLQVLVSVLLLALSALFSGLNLSLLALDPVELQVLQNSGTDKEQKYARKIESVRRHGNYVLCTLLLGNALINAALAVWMCQILGMTWLSTIICAFGIFFIGEILPHSVASRHGLAIASKTIWVTRLLMVLSFPISYPISKLLDFILHQEISNFYTREKLLEMLRVTDPYHDLVKEELNIIQGALELRTKTVEDVLTPLSDCFMLTSEAVLDFNTMSEIMQSGYTRIPVFENLRSNIVDILFVKDLAFVDPDDCTHLKTITQFYKHPMHCVFNDTKLDAMLEEFKKGKSHLAIVQRVNNEGEGDPFYEVMGIVTLEDVIEEIIKSEILDETDLYTDNRSKRRVSHHERKQQDFSIFKLSENEMKVKISPQLLLATHRFLSTEVEPFKPAHLSEKILLRLIKHPSVVQELSYDDKNKLAPQHFLFQRNKPVDYFILLLQGRVEVEFGKEALRFENGAFAYYGVPAIMPTVHRSPSRSSGLDRSDSMLYGGSLGQLNGGGSVYLPDYSVRQLTHLQVIKITRSHYQNALTATLMDSSPQTPDTDARPTDGNTPDLPVPEQSGDHLLPPRETRPSSARTRGQQSSVPHSTSLLNEKNRIVRSKSDGQNSPSDSVFLRMDEISYIREEHSERDGTNDTASVAIETDAPSSFISTLSLSGSEDTLGKKLLLKLSHKKRKKSREGDKTPEETSEQPLVKT